In Prunus dulcis chromosome 2, ALMONDv2, whole genome shotgun sequence, a single genomic region encodes these proteins:
- the LOC117618169 gene encoding probable LRR receptor-like serine/threonine-protein kinase At3g47570: MKNLISLEEFVLPGNHLGSGVIDDLTFLCDLTNATRLRILQISNNTFGGMLPQCIANLSSSIRFFHASNNKIFGSIPNGIGNLVNLESVHLFVNRFSGHIPPHVGKLQRLYELSMNNNFLSGNVPSSFGNLSGLTILSLYGNKLRGNVPSSLAECQKLMVLFLDANDFNGIIPQEITGLSSLYDLSFSQNHFTGSLPRDIGKLINLQYLVISGNKLFGEIPPSLGSCIRLEYLYMDENFFQGKIPSSLASLRGLSELYLSRNNFSGVIPEFLERLQVLQSLNLSFNNFEGSVPIDGIFKNATATSVEGNSQLCGGIPEFHLPKCRVPHIRGLSRTMKLIISLVFGILGVILVLTFLYLQCLRRGKKESASSDSDKFLKMSYQSLVKATDAFSSTKLIGMGSFGSVYKGVLEDGGTTIAIKVFNLVRRGAYKSFTAECEALKNIRHRNLVKVLSVCSGSDYRGNDFKALIYEFMVNGSLEEWLHPAGTNGEINDGQRSLTFCQRLNIAIDVAMALEYLHHHCHTPTVHCDLKPSNLLLDDDMIGHVGDFGLAKFLPITSQTSSGNQSSSLGIKGTIGYTPPEYGMGHNVWIQGDVYSYGILLLEMFTGKKPTDNLFQGTLTLHNFVMAAVPKHLVEVVDPVLVQEMVQAEMSTSNHHNEDNATLRMKTEESLISIFEIGLACSAELPGERLDMSDVVAQMCQIRKKHTVQH; the protein is encoded by the exons ATGAAAAATTTGATTAGCCTTGAGGAGTTTGTTCTTCCGGGAAATCATCTTGGAAGTGGGGTGATTGATGACTTGACCTTTCTTTGCGATTTGACTAATGCCACCCGTTTAAGAATACTGCAAATTAGTAATAACACTTTCGGTGGTATGCTACCTCAATGCATAGCAAACTTGTCGTCTTCTATTCGATTCTTCCATGCAAGTAACAATAAAATATTCGGAAGCATACCAAATGGCATTGGAAATCTGGTTAACTTGGAGAGTGTTCATCTGTTCGTGAACCGGTTTTCAGGTCACATTCCCCCTCATGTAGGCAAGCTTCAGAGGTTATATGAACTATCTATGAATAACAACTTTCTCTCCGGGAATGTTCCATCCTCTTTTGGAAATTTAAGTGGATTAACAATATTATCTCTATATGGCAACAAACTTCGAGGCAATGTTCCTTCAAGTTTAGCAGAGTGTCAAAAGTTGATGGTCTTATTTCTTGACGCTAATGATTTTAACGGAATCATACCCCAAGAGATCACTGGTCTGTCCTCCTTATATGATTtgagtttttctcaaaatcatTTCACTGGTTCCCTTCCCCGGGATATAGGAAAGTTAATAAATCTACAGTATTTAGTGATCTCTGGAAACAAGTTATTTGGTGAAATTCCGCCAAGCCTTGGTAGCTGTATTAGATTAGAGTATCTATACATGGATGAAAACTTCTTCCAAGGGAAAATTCCATCATCCTTGGCGTCACTAAGAGGTCTTTCAGAattatatctctctcgaaacaACTTCTCAGGCGTGATTCCAGAATTCTTGGAGCGGTTGCAAGTTTTGCAATCCTTGAACCTATCTTTCAACAATTTTGAGGGCAGCGTACCAATCGATGGAATTTTCAAGAATGCAACTGCCACATCAGTAGAAGGAAATAGTCAACTTTGTGGCGGCATACCTGAATTTCATTTGCCAAAATGCAGAGTTCCACACATAAGAGGACTTAGTCGAACCATGAAATTGATAATCTCTCTGGTTTTTGGGATACTGGGAGTCATTTTGGTACTAACATTCTTGTACCTTCAATGCTTACGAAGGGGAAAAAAGGAAAGCGCTTCAAGTGATTCAGACAAATTTCTCAAGATGTCTTATCAAAGCCTTGTAAAAGCTACTGATGCATTTTCCTCTACCAAATTGATCGGCATGGGCAGTTTTGGGTCGGTCTATAAAGGAGTACTTGAAGACGGTGGAACAACAATTGCCATCAAGGTTTTCAATCTCGTTCGTCGTGGAGCCTACAAAAGTTTCACTGCTGAGTGTGAGgctttgaaaaatataagacACCGTAATCTTGTGAAAGTACTCTCGGTGTGTTCAGGTTCTGACTATCGCGGTAATGATTTCAAGGCCTTAATTTATGAGTTCATGGTTAATGGAAGTTTAGAGGAATGGTTGCATCCTGCTGGAACAAATGGAGAGATAAATGATGGGCAAAGGAGCTTAACTTTTTGTCAAAGATTGAACATAGCGATTGATGTTGCTATGGCGTTAGAGTATCTCCATCATCATTGTCATACACCAACAGTTCACTGCGACCTTAAACCCAGCAACTTGCTTCTCGACGATGATATGATTGGACATGTAGGTGACTTTGGGTTGGCAAAATTCCTCCCCATAACTTCTCAAACCAGTTCTGGTAATCAATCAAGCTCGCTCGGAATAAAAGGAACAATTGGTTATACTCCTCCAG AGTATGGTATGGGACACAACGTGTGGATACAAGGAGATGTGTACAGTTATGGCATTCTGCTGCTCGAGATGTTTACAGGAAAAAAACCGACGGACAATCTGTTTCAAGGAACTTTAACCCTTCATAACTTTGTCATGGCCGCTGTGCCTAAGCACTTGGTAGAGGTTGTGGATCCCGTTCTTGTTCAGGAAATGGTGCAAGCGGAGATGAGCACTAGCAATCATCATAATGAGGATAACGCAACGCTTCGTATGAAAACCGAAGAAAgcttgatttcaatttttgaaattggtCTTGCTTGTTCTGCAGAGTTGCCTGGAGAAAGGTTGGACATGAGTGATGTTGTGGCACAGATGTGTCAGATCAGAAAGAAGCATACTGTGCAGCATTAG
- the LOC117618170 gene encoding probable LRR receptor-like serine/threonine-protein kinase At3g47570 — MKLIISLVSAVHGVTFTLAILYFRYSRRAKKDPTSSDSEKFLTVSYQSLLKATDGFSSANLIGMGSFGSVYKGVLERAETTIAIKVLNLVHRGAYKSFTAECVALKNIRHRNLVKVLSACSGSDYQGNDFKALIYEFMVNGSLDEWLHPTQKIGEINERPKSLTFCERLNIVIEVAMALDYLHHHCETAIVHCDLKPSNILLDEDMVGHVGDFGLARFLIKPFENSSAYQSSSIGVRGTIGYTPPEYGMGHEVWTQGDVYSYGILLLEMFTGKRPTDDMFQGTSNLHGFVKEALPDQVIEIVDPVLVQEKVDREMSSANNRLNEDSKRAHINIEESWISVLEIGVACSAELPRERLDITDAMAEMCRIRNKLRANKICQ; from the exons ATGAAATTGATTATCTCTCTAGTTAGTGCGGTTCATGGAGTTACTTTCACACTAGCCATTTTGTACTTCCGTTACTCACGGAGGGCGAAAAAGGATCCCACTTCAAGTGATTCAGAAAAATTTCTCACCGTGTCTTACCAAAGTCTTCTGAAAGCTACTGATGGATTTTCCTCTGCCAATTTGATTGGTATGGGCAGTTTTGGGTCTGTTTATAAAGGAGTACTTGAGAGAGCTGAAACAACAATTGCCATCAAGGTACTCAACCTGGTCCACCGCGGAGCTTATAAAAGTTTCACTGCTGAGTGTGTGGCCTTGAAAAATATTAGACACCGTAATCTTGTGAAGGTACTCTCGGCATGTTCGGGTTCTGATTATCAGGGTAATGATTTCAAGGCTTTAATTTATGAGTTCATGGTTAATGGGAGCTTGGATGAATGGCTGCATCCAACGCAAAAAATTGGTGAGATAAATGAGAGACCAAAGAGCTTAACATTTTGTGAGAGGTTGAACATTGTTATCGAAGTTGCGATGGCATTGGATTATCTCCATCATCATTGTGAGACGGCAATAGTTCACTGCGACCTCAAACCTAGCAATATTCTTCTCGATGAGGATATGGTCGGACATGTAGGGGACTTCGGATTGGCAAGATTCCTAATCAAGCCGTTTGAAAACTCTTCTGCTTATCAATCAAGCTCCATTGGTGTAAGAGGAACAATTGGTTATACTCCTCCAG AGTATGGTATGGGACATGAAGTGTGGACACAAGGTGATGTCTACAGTTATGGCATCCTCCTGTTGGAAATGTTTACAGGAAAAAGACCAACCGACGACATGTTTCAAGGAACTTCAAACCTTCATGGCTTTGTCAAGGAAGCTCTGCCCGACCAAGTGATAGAAATTGTGGATCCGGTTCTTGTTCAAGAAAAAGTAGACAGGGAGATGAGCAGTGCAAACAATCGTCTTAATGAGGATAGCAAAAGGGCTCACATCAACATTGAAGAGAGCTGGATTTCAGTTTTAGAAATTGGTGTTGCTTGCTCTGCAGAGTTGCCTAGAGAGCGGTTGGATATTACTGACGCTATGGCTGAAATGTGCCGAATAAGAAACAAACTTAGAGCAAATAAAATATGCCAATAG
- the LOC117618171 gene encoding putative receptor-like protein kinase At3g47110 yields the protein MIPSSFFNVSSILHIGIVNNNIQGTLPLNLGNALPNLIHFGIDNNNFSAPIPASLSNASNLYHLGLVGNQLHGQVPSLKKLHRLQRLVLNQNHLGSGEFGRDLGFLGDLANATRLKVLGVNINNFGGVLPQCIANLSSSLDRFYEVGKLINLEYLNVSQNMLSGEIPASLGSCIKIESLDLQGNFFQGTIPSSLGSLRGIRALNLSGNNLSGMIPEFLERFKVLQLLNLSDNNFEGMVPIKGVFKNATATSVRGNSKLCGAYRSFNCQNANCNTLTRED from the exons ATGATCCCTTCTTCATTCTTCAATGTTTCTTCTATACTACATATTGGAATTGTAAACAACAACATCCAAGGGACGTTGCCTTTAAACTTAGGTAATGCCTTGCCAAATCTCATTCATTTTGGTATTGACAACAACAATTTTAGTGCACCTATTCCTGCTTCATTATCTAATGCCTCAAACCTATATCATCTGGGACTGGTAGGAAATCAACTGCATGGACAAGTCCCTTCTCTGAAAAAATTGCATCGGCTTCAGCGGTTAGTTCTTAATCAGAATCATCTTGGAAGTGGAGAATTTGGCCGTGACTTGGGTTTTCTTGGCGATTTGGCTAACGCCACTCGTTTGAAAGTTTTGGGCGTCAATATAAACAATTTTGGGGGTGTCTTACCTCAATGCATAGCGAACTTGTCTTCTTCTCTTGACCGGTTCTAT GAAGTAGGAAAACTTATAAATCTTGagtatttaaatgtttctcaAAACATGTTATCCGGTGAAATTCCTGCAAGCCTTGGTAGTTGCATCAAAATAGAATCTCTAGACCTCCAAGGAAACTTTTTCCAAGGCACAATTCCATCATCTTTGGGTTCACTGAGAGGTATTAGAGCATTAAACCTATCTGGCAACAACTTGTCAGGCATGATTCCGGAATTCTTGGAGCGTTTCAAAGTTTTGCAACTTTTGAATCTATCTGATAACAATTTTGAGGGCATGGTGCCTATCAAAGGAGTTTTCAAGAATGCAACTGCCACATCAGTTAGAGGAAATAGTAAACTTTGCGGGGCATACCGGAGTTTCAATTGCCAAAATGCAAACTGCAACACTCTAACAAGAGAGGATTGA